The genomic region CATCAACAAACCGGTAAGGAATTTCTGCCAGCGTCAGCATTAATTCACTGATTGTCGATCCCCAGCCGGGTGCGCCATAAATCTTTATCATGCTTCCTCCCCCAACCTCAAAACAGTAAGTGTAGAGCAGCCTGTCATGCGTGGGGGAAGATTTCAGCAGGCCAACGGGTCATTACGTTGGCCCTTAAATTACAGCGCGATGCGAATCACATCATCGGGTTGCGTGGCTTCCTGTTCGCGCGTGGATTTTTGCTTCACGCTAACGTAAAGGGTTTTGCCATCGGCAGAGAGTGCCAGGCTGTTCGGGTAGGTAGGGGTATCAATCGTTTTCACCACCTTGTAGTTTTTTGCGTCAATCACGCTGACCTTGCCCGCCTGACGATGCGTCACATAGGCTTCGTTACGCGCCGGGTTAAACAGCACGGCCAGTGATTCAGGCGCAGCGACTTTTGCCAGTACGTTGCCGTCACGGGTGTCAACGACCAGCACTTCAGCAGCTTTTGAATCGGTTACAAACGCGCGATGCCCGGCGGTATCGAGGCTCAGGTTGATAAAGAAGTGCTCTTTATCGTCATCCATCAGCTTTTTGCGGCTAAGGATTTTGTTGGTTGTTGTGTCGATGGTGATAAATTCGCCGTCTGCATTGGTGGTATACAGACGCTTAGCTTTGCTGTCGATCGCCAGACCCGTGCTCATCTTGCCGGTGTTCTGGATGGTGTTTTTCAGGGCAATTTTTTCGCCGTCGATTACCCAAATCACGCTCTCTTTACCGATACCAGTAATGTAAACCGTATTCGTGGCTTCATCGGCGACCAGTTGACGTGGCTGCAGTGGGCGCACGTCTTCAGAACGCTTACGGGCGTCAAGAACGACGCGCCCTTTCACTTCACTGGTTTTCGCATCAATGGCCGTCACCGCGCTGTTCACAGTATTGCCAATCCACAGCGTCTGGGTTGCAGTATTGAGGGTTGCGCCAAACGGCTTCAGATCGTTATGGATGGTTTGAGTGACTTCCAGCGTAACGGGATCCAAACGGTAGATAATCCCACCTTTATCCAGCTTGCGGCTTTGTGAGGTGGCAAGCCACAGCGCATTTTCCTGCTGGCTGTAGGCCATTTCGTAGGCTCCTTTACCCACGCCTTTACGCAGTAACTCTTCTGCCGCCTGGACGTTAAAAGAAGAAGCGATGAGCAGTGAACCTAACAGCACAGAACTCCGCAGACGCGGCGAAAACAGATGACGAAAATGCATGACGACTCCCTTTGATACGAAAATATAGTTTGCTGCTTCACAAGGCTTCGATGAGCAAAATCATGGTTTCACTCTGTTTATAAATGGGAATGGTAATCATTATTCATCATAAAGTGGAGCACTTCTTCGCATCCTGGCTACAATTTTTTAATTTCCTCCACAATTCTTAACGCATTGTGCCGTTAAATTTTTCATAGATTTACATATGAATTAACATATCGGTCACATACCTATGGGTACGCTCATCTCTAACTGGCCTTTTTCATGAAGATTATTTCCGCCCAACAAACCGTTTTTCCCGCATTGCTCATTCCGCTTATCTTCTCTCCTTCAGTCTTTGCTGAAAACGCGACTGAAGAACCAACCCTGATCGTCAGCGCCTCGCCATTGACGGTATCCGAACTGGATACGCCCGCTGCGGTCAGCGTTGTCAACGGTGAGGATATACGTCTGGCTGCGCCGCGCATTAATTTGTCTGAATCACTCAACCGGGTGCCTGGTTTGCAGGTACAAAACCGCCAGAACTACGCGCAGGATCTCCAACTTTCCATTCGCGGCTTTGGTTCTCGTTCCACCTATGGCGTGCGTGGGATTCGTCTCTATGTTGACGGTATCCCGGCGACGATGCCGGACGGTCAGGGTCAGACATCCAATATCGATCTCAGTAGTGTGCAGAATGTTGAAATCCTTCGCGGCCCGTTCTCTGCCCTGTATGGGAATGCCTCTGGCGGTGTGATAAATGTCACGACCGAAACCGGACAACAGCCTCCCACCATTGAAGCGAGCAGCTACTACGGCAGTTTCGGAACCTGGCGCTACGGCCTTAAAGCCACTGGTGCGATAGGTGACGGCACGCACGCAGGCGATGTGGATTACACGGTTTCCACCACCCGCTTCACCACGCACGGCTATCGCGACCACAGCGGCACGCAGAAAAACCTGGCGAACGCGAAGCTGGGCGTTCGGCTGGACGATGCCAGCAAACTGAGCCTGGTTTTCAACAGCGTGGATATAAACGCCGACGACCCTGGCGGTTTGACCGAAGCCGAATGGCGCGCCAACCCGCAGCAGTCTCCGCGCGCCGAACAATACGACACCCGCAAAACCATCAATCAAACGCAGGCCGGCTTGCACTATGAGCGTCAACTTAGCGCGCAGGATGAAATGAGCGTGATGATGTATGCCGGTGAACGCGAGACAACCCAGTACCAATCGATTCCAATGGCGCCCCAGCTTAAACCGTCACATGCCGGCGGCGTGATCGCCCTGCAACGGCATTTTCAGGGCATCGACAGCCGCTGGACGCATCAAGGAGAACTCGGCGTTCCCGTGAACTTCACTACCGGTTTTAGCTATGAAAACATGAGCGAGAACCGCAAGGGTTATAACAACTACCGTCTGACAGGCGGCGAGCCAGAATATGGACAAAAAGGCGAACTGCGCCGCAATGAGCGCAACCTGATGTGGAATGCCGATCCCTACCTGCAAACCCAGTGGCAGCTTACAGATAAGCTCTCGCTCGATGCCGGGGTGCGCTACAGTTCGGTCTGGTTTGATTCCAACGATCGCTATGTGACCCCTGGTAACGGGGATGACAGCGGTGACGCCAGCTATCATAAATGGCTACCTGCGGGATCGCTCAAGTACGCCGTCACCGACGCCTGGAATGTGTACGTGGCCGCTGGACGAGGTTTTGAAACCCCGACGATCAACGAGCTTTCCTACCGCGCCGATGGGCAAAGCGGGATGAATTTCGATCTCAAACCCTCGACTAACGACACAGTAGAACTCGGTAGCAAAACCCGCGTTGGTGATGGCCTGCTGACGGCGGCGCTGTTCCAGACCAACACCGATAATGAACTGGTGGTTGATTCCAGCAGCGGTGGCCGCACAACCTATAAAAACGCCGGCAAAACCCGCCGCCAGGGTGCAGAGCTTGCCTGGGACCAGCGCTTCGCTGGAGACTGGCGGGTCAATGCCTCATGGACCTGGCTGGATGCCACCTATCGCAGTAATGTTTGTGGCGATCAGAACTGCAATGGCAACCGGATGCCAGGTATCGCCCGTAATATGGGATTTGTTTCCGTCGGCTATGTTCCACAAGAAGGCTGGTACGCCGGTGCAGACGCGCGCTATATGGGCGACATCATGGCAGATGATGAGAATACAGCAAAAGCACCGTCCTGGACCGTCGTCGGGTTGAATACCGGCTATAAGTTCAATTACAACAGCCTGACGGTGGATGTGTTCGGACGCGTCGACAATTTACTGGATAAAGAGTATGTCGGTTCGGTCATTGTGAATGAATCGAATGGTCGCTATTACGAACCCGCGCCAGGACGAAATTTCGGCGTTGGCGTCAATATCGCGTGGCGCTTTGAATAGCGACTATTGTGTTAAATAGCGGGGAGGATCCCCGCTATCGTTTCTTTATGCATCATCGGCAACGCGAATCACGACCTTGCCGAAATTTTTCCCGGTCAGCAGGCCAATAAACGCGGCTGGGGCGTTTTCCAGACCGTCGGTCATCTGCTCACGATAATGAATTTTCCCCTCTTTCACCCAGCGTTCCATTTCCCGTTGGAATTCGTGAATGCGATGCCCGTAATCCTGGCCGATAATAAAACCCTGTAATCGGATCCTTTTTTTCAGCAACGTCCCCATCAACAGCGGCAGCCGGTCGGGGCCTGCGGGCAACTGGGTGGCGTTATAGCCGCTAACCAGGCCACACAGCGGGATCCGCGCCGAGGTATTTAACAGTGGCAAAACCGCATCGAAGACTTTACCGCCGACGTTTTCATAATAGATGTCAATTCCCTGCGGACACGCTTTCGCTAACTGTTCGGCAAAATCATCGGCATGGTGATCAAGACAAACGTCGAAGCCCAGCACTTCAGTCGCGTGGCGACATTTTTCTGCGCCTCCGGCGACCCCGACTACCCGACACCCTTTCAGTTTACCGATTTGGCCAACCGTTGCGCCAACCGGCCCCGTTGCCGCCGCGACAACCAGCGTCTCGCCCTCTTTGGGCTGTCCGATATCCAGCAAGCCCATGTAAGCGGTGAATCCTGGCATGCCTAATACCCCTAGCGCCCAGGAGGGCTGCTCAGGGTTTTCGCCAAGTTTAATCAGTCCTTTACCATCGGAAATATCATAGTCCTGCCAACCGCTGTAACCCACTACCCACTCGCCGGGCTGAAAGTCAGGATGATTTGACGCCACGACGCGGCTCACGGTACCGCCGACCATCACCCCACCGATCTCAACCGGCGGCGAATAAGAGGGTTCATCGCTCATACGTCCGCGCATATAGGGATCCAGCGAGAGATAAACGGTTCGCAACAATACCTGGCCTTCCCCAGGCGTCGCGACATCGTCCTCTTCAAGACGGAAATTATCCGGCACCGGCGCGCCATGCGGACGGGAGGCTAAAACCCAACGGCGATTGCGATCTGTTTGTTGACCCATGATGTTCTCCTCTGCTTTGGCATGAATCCATCAATAGTAGCAGGCTATTTCGCTCAATAAGCACAGATGCTTGCCTTCGCGCTTTTCGAATAGTATTGATAACGTAACAGTAAAATGAACATTCCCTGAGGATTACCATGTCAATTCGATTTGCCAGCAAAGAGGACTGCGACGCCATCGCGGAGATCTATAACCATGCGGTGCTGCATACGGCAGCCATCTGGAACGAACAGACGGTTGATACCGAAAACCGCGTTGCATGGTACGAAGCGCGTCAATTGCTGGGATACCCAGTGCTGGTGAGTGAAGAAAATGGCGTGGTCACCGGTTACGCGTCGTTTGGCGACTGGCGCAACTTTGACGGTTTCCGCCATACGGTGGAGCATTCCGTTTATGTCCATCCGGACCATCAGGGAAAAGGCCTCGGTCGCCAGCTTTTAAGCCGCTTGATTGATGAAGCGCGCACCTGTGGAAAGCATGTAATGGTTGCCGGCATCGAATCACAAAACCGGGCCTCTTTACATCTGCACGAGACGCTGGGGTTTATTATCACCGCCCAAATGCCGCAGGTCGGCACGAAATTTGGCCGCTGGTTAGATCTGACCTTTATGCAACTCCAGCTTGACGATCGTCGCGAACCGGACGCACAGGGATGAACCAGTCGCTCACCCTCGCCTTTTTGATTGCCGCAGGCATAGGCCTGGTGGTGCAAAACACACTGATGGTGAAGATCACCCAGACCTCGTCGACCATTCTTATTGCCATGCTGTTGAACTCGCTGGTCGGGATAGTTCTGTTTGTGAGCATATTGTGGTTTAAGCAGGGCATGGCGGGGTTTGGCGAACTGGTCGCCAGCGTTCGCTGGTGGACGTTAATTCCAGGGCTGCTGGGATCGTTTTTTGTTTTTGCCAGCATTAGCGGGTACCAGAATGTTGGCGCAGCCACCACCATTGCGGTGCTGGTTGCCAGCCAGCTCATTGGTGGGTTGGTGCTGGATATCTTACGCAGTCACGGTGTGCCGTTGCGGGCGCTAATTGGTCCGGTTTGTGGCGCGGTGATGCTAGTGGTAGGTGCCTGGCTGGTGGCAAGGCGATCGTTCTGAAATGCCTGATCGGCATGTAGGCCGGATAAGGCACAGCCGCCATCCGGCAAAATGCCTGGTGGCGCAGGCGCTTATCGGGCCTACAGCTAAATATTGCTTGTACGTCGCCACCGACACATCAAATAATCGTGCCGCCTTTGGTGAGCTGCTCGCGTCGTGCTTCCATATCTTCCTTATGCTGGCGACCGTGATGTGCAATAGCCGTTCTGAGTCGCTGCTGTTGCGTAAAACGCTCCTCACGGCTTAACTGCGCGTCTTCACTCAACGCCACCAGCAGTTCGTTCATATGGATAATAACGCTCTCCTCTAACGCAGCGTCTACGCGGGCGATAACCTCATCCAGGTGCGACATAACTTCTCCTTAATTCAGTTTTGCTTTTGAAAAATCACTGCCCATCAGGCTTACGCTGTATCCGCTCACGTTACTGCGCGTGGCATAGAACGTTTTGCCGTTTGCCAGCGCGATCCAGGGCGCTTGCTGATAATAAATCTCCTGCGCCTGCTGGTAGAGCTTAACGCGCTCTTCCGGTTTGCTGACCAGCTTTGCCTTCTGGACCAGAGAATCATACTCTTTATCGCACCAGCGCGCGGCATTCGATCCGGTTTTAATACCGTTGCAACTGAGCAGCACATCGGCAAAGTTATCCGGATCGCCATTATCTGACATCCAGCCAAACAGCGCAGCGTCATGCTCACCCTTACGCATTCCAGAAAGGTATTCGCCCCACTCGTAAGAAACGATCTTCGCCTTCACGCCGACTTTCGCCCAGTCGCTCTGAATCATCTCGGCGATACGGCGCGAATTCGGGTTATACGGTCGCTGTACCGGCATCGACCAGAGAGTGACTTCAAACCCTTTCTCCTGCCCGGCCTGTTTCAGCAGTTCTTTCGCTTTCTGCGGATCGTAGTCGTAATCTTTCAGATCGCTGTTATAACCCATCATATTTGGCGGGATCGGGGACTTCGCCACTTTCGCAGAGTCCAGAAAAACGGCCTTCACAATCGCTTTTTTATCCGTGGCGTAGTTTAACGCCTGACGCACCTGCACATCGTCGAACGGTTTTTTCTCGGTATTAAAAGCCAGATAGCCGACGTTCAGTGCTTCAACGGCATGTAGCGTCAGATCTTTATTCTTTTTAATTTCGTCAAACTGCACGGGCGACGGTGCGGGAATAATCTGGCATTCATTGGTTTGCAGTTTCGCCATTCGCGTCTGGACATTTGGCGTGATGGAGAAAATCAGATGCTTCGTCGGCACAGCGCCATCCCAGTAATTCGGGTTAGCCAGATAGCGGATCTGAGCGTCCTGTTTGTACTGTTGGAGTACATACGGGCCGGTACCAATGGGCCAGTTGTCTACGTTCTCAGGTGTGCCCTTTTTGAGCATGGCGTCGGCATATTCCGCAGAAAGGATAGAGGCAAAATCCATCCCCCAGTCAGCCAGAAAAGCGGCGTTTGGCTCGTTCAGAACAAACTGGACGTGATAATCATCGACCTTTTTCACCTCTTTAATCAGCTTATCGAAGCCAACGTCATTGAAATACTCGTAGCTGGCCTGAGAAACGTTGTGGTACGGATGATTCGCGTCTTTCTGGCGCAACACCGAGAAAATAACGTCATCGGCGTTAAAATCGCGCGTGGGTTTGAAGAACTTGTTGCTGTTAAACTTCACGCCCTGACGCAGGGTAAAGGTGTACGTTTTGCCATCTTCAGAAATGGTCCAGTCGGTGGCCAGCGAAGGTACCGGCGTGTTCTTAACCGGGTCGAAATTGATTAGGCGGTTATACAGCACCTGTGAACTCGCCACAAACGACGGGCCGGAGCTGGCGATTTGTGGGTTAAAGGATTCCGGAGACGCTTCCGAGCAATAGATCAGCGTGTCATTACTTGCCGCGAGCGCTGCAGTGCCTGGAAATAAAGCACTGAGCGTCAGTGCCAGCAATGTTTTCCCTTTTGACATCGTTATAAGCCTTCTGGTTTTATTATCAGGAAAGTCATATCAGCATAGCTGACAACTACTGACCAATAACAAATCACTCTCAGGTTATGCTAATCGGCTATTTTTTGCTGACTTATTCAGCAATTAGCCGTAAATAGTTTCCCTTAAGTCTTTTCCTTCGCGTCAACTGTTCTATGCCGGGAAAATTAGCGCCTTTATGCCTCTCTTCCGCCGTTTGCTTCCGCCATGAACCCGTAAAGTAAATGGGTGAAAAAGTCTTAGGGACCTTAACGTGGCAAAAACACTCTTGCGTAGCGGCAATCTGGATGACTATCAGGCCGTGGGCGGCGGCGGTCAGGCCGTTTTTGATTCAGCATTACAAATTCGTGAAACGCTTCGTCTGCGTAAGCAGCAGGCGATGGTGGATTGTCTGGCAATTCCACAGGTCAATGACACCGGCGAGCGAGTTGACTGGTATGCGCCTGTTGAAGGTGAAGCGATCGCCTGGAAAGCGGCTGATGAAGAAACGCGTTTACGCGCCCTTCGCTATCTCTCCGGCACGCTGGAAAGCACGGCGGCACTAAGCCGTAAAAGTCTGCAATCGGGAAAAACCTCTGTCCAACTTTTTGGATCGCTACTGGAAAAAGCAGTGCAATTTCCCGGGGAAAATCATGTATTCCTCGTGGATGGCAAGCCGGTTATTACCTTCTGGGGCTTTATTAATCTGAATGAAAACATCCGTGAAGATGTGCTTGAATGCCTGCACATTCAGGAAGAGATTGAGCCAGAGATAGTGTCTCTACCAGAGCCTGAGCCTGAAGAAGAAGCGTCGGTTGAAATCACCTTTTCCCATGCGGATGAACCCCTGCTGAGCGTGCCACCTGCTCCCGTTACTCTCCCCGAACCCACTATTCCGCAGGCTCCCGTTCAGGGGGTTGCTGAAGAACAGGTGACGTTGCCGAAAGCCAACACGCGACGCCGCCTGCCGCTGTGGAGTTTGCCGGTCGCCGCTGTGATCGTCGCCGCCATTGCCGCCCCGCTTTTGTGGAAAGCACAGCAGCCGATGGTTGCCACTGCCGAAACGGAAGTTGAACCGGTACCCACAATAACACCAGATTTCAAACCTCTGCCTGTACTGGCCGTCGCTCTGCCATTACATCAGGCAGAAGTGTCTCAGACAGTCAAAAAAGCGCCCCCTGTCACCGCCACAGAACCCGTCATCATTGCCGCTATTCCTAAAGATGCCCTGGTCATGGATGCCACGCAGATGAAGAGCGGGACGACGCGTTTCCTCAACGGTAACTGGCGCATCATGATGGAAGTGAAAGATCCTGCGACCGGGAAGGCCCCTTCGCTGCGTTATCAGATCCAGAATAACAAAGGGACTGCCCGGGTGGTGCATGGCAATAATATTGTTTGCCGCGCCGAGATTTTCTCAGGGCTGCACCGGACCGGCGAACTGATGATTAAAAGTCGCGGTAATGCCCGCTGTGCGGATGGTTCACGCTACCCCATGCCAGAAATCACCTGTAAAGCTGGGGTAAATGACGTCGCCGCCTGTACCGCTCGCTTCGATGCGCAGGCGGAAATTCCATTGACGCTCAAGAAAATAGGTGCCTGATTTTATGCTGGTTAATCTGTGTGATTACAAACAGAGCGTCACGCTCATTGCCAATAGCGGCGTACAGTTTCTCGATTTCGGGCTAACGCCGCAGGAATCGGCACACCATGGGCGTTTTGTGCGTAAAACAGCCAACGGGCCCCTGTTACGCCTCGACTATGATCTCACGCACGATCGTTACACCCTGACGGCACGACCGGGTATGCAGCCTGAAGTGGTCAAACCGGAAAGCACACAGTCGTTGCATTACTCGTTGGATGTTCTGGACGGCATCTGGCTACCGTTACCCTTTTTGCGGTTTAACCCCCCCCGCACTTTTGTTGAGGGACCCGATAACTGGGCGCGTGTGCAGGTGAGAAAACTCGCGACACCAGACAGCGCGGGCAATACGCATCGGGTGACTATTGCACTGGATAGCCAGTTAAGCGAGAACGCCCCCGCCTCCCTCGCGCCCGGAGAAAACGATCTGCTAAACGGTACGCGCTTTGCGCTGGCCTGGCGGGATGAAGAAGTCGCTGATTTTCTTGACCAGACATGGATTGACGGCTGGCTCCGCGAAGCGTTTCTCCAGTATGTAAGCGCAGAGGAAAACCGCTCCGAGCAGGCGATTAGCCAGGCGTTACGCAACTTTGAGTACCAGGCGCACTGGCTAAACCTGCTGGCCCTGCTTGGTGAGCAGCTCGCGGTACCGGAAGTTAAACTGGTCACCCATACGCTCAGCACCCCGGCAATACCGGTCGATTTAATTCTCGATGTGGGCAATACCCACACCTGCGGCGTGTTAATTGAAGATCATGGCGATGCGAACGATGGTCTGCGCCAGACGGCAGAACTTCAGGTCCGTTCGCTCAGTGAACCGCAGTTTCTCAACGACCCGCTCTTTACCAGTCGGCTTGAGTTTTCTGAAGCGCGTTTTGGCAAGCAGCATTTTTCAGTGGAAAGCGGGCGTGAAGACGCCTTCGTCTGGCCGTCGATTGTCCGCGTCGGTGACGAAGCGCGAAAGCTCGCCATGCAGCGAATGGGCACCGAAGGCAACAGCGGAATTTCCAGCCCTCGCCGCTATTTATGGGATGAAACGCCGGTGCTGCATGACTGGCGCTTTAGCCAGATGAATAATAAAACCCAGCGTGAACCACTGGCGACCGCGTTCCCGCTCATGAACCTGATGAACGACGACGGACAACCGCTCTACGCGCTGCCGCAGGATGATCGTTTGCCCGTGTTTTCACCGCAATACAGTCGCAGTACGCTGATGACGCATATGCTGTGCGAGATCCTCGCCCAGGCATTAGGGCAAATTAACAGCGTAGCGACACGTCTGCGGCTGGGCTTTCCGGCCTCCCCACGTCAGTTGCGCTCGCTGATCCTGACCCTGCCTTCAGCCATGCCGAAACAAGAGCGCGAGATCTTCCGTCTGCGAATGTTTGAAGCCATTGCGCTGGTCTGGAAAGCGATGGGCTGGCACCCACAGGATGAAGATTTCAGTACCCGCAAACAGCAGGAAAAAAGCGTTGTTCCCGTGCCGGAAATTCAAATGGAATGGGACGAAGCGAGC from Citrobacter sp. RHB25-C09 harbors:
- a CDS encoding YncE family protein; translation: MHFRHLFSPRLRSSVLLGSLLIASSFNVQAAEELLRKGVGKGAYEMAYSQQENALWLATSQSRKLDKGGIIYRLDPVTLEVTQTIHNDLKPFGATLNTATQTLWIGNTVNSAVTAIDAKTSEVKGRVVLDARKRSEDVRPLQPRQLVADEATNTVYITGIGKESVIWVIDGEKIALKNTIQNTGKMSTGLAIDSKAKRLYTTNADGEFITIDTTTNKILSRKKLMDDDKEHFFINLSLDTAGHRAFVTDSKAAEVLVVDTRDGNVLAKVAAPESLAVLFNPARNEAYVTHRQAGKVSVIDAKNYKVVKTIDTPTYPNSLALSADGKTLYVSVKQKSTREQEATQPDDVIRIAL
- the pqqU gene encoding TonB-dependent receptor PqqU; protein product: MKIISAQQTVFPALLIPLIFSPSVFAENATEEPTLIVSASPLTVSELDTPAAVSVVNGEDIRLAAPRINLSESLNRVPGLQVQNRQNYAQDLQLSIRGFGSRSTYGVRGIRLYVDGIPATMPDGQGQTSNIDLSSVQNVEILRGPFSALYGNASGGVINVTTETGQQPPTIEASSYYGSFGTWRYGLKATGAIGDGTHAGDVDYTVSTTRFTTHGYRDHSGTQKNLANAKLGVRLDDASKLSLVFNSVDINADDPGGLTEAEWRANPQQSPRAEQYDTRKTINQTQAGLHYERQLSAQDEMSVMMYAGERETTQYQSIPMAPQLKPSHAGGVIALQRHFQGIDSRWTHQGELGVPVNFTTGFSYENMSENRKGYNNYRLTGGEPEYGQKGELRRNERNLMWNADPYLQTQWQLTDKLSLDAGVRYSSVWFDSNDRYVTPGNGDDSGDASYHKWLPAGSLKYAVTDAWNVYVAAGRGFETPTINELSYRADGQSGMNFDLKPSTNDTVELGSKTRVGDGLLTAALFQTNTDNELVVDSSSGGRTTYKNAGKTRRQGAELAWDQRFAGDWRVNASWTWLDATYRSNVCGDQNCNGNRMPGIARNMGFVSVGYVPQEGWYAGADARYMGDIMADDENTAKAPSWTVVGLNTGYKFNYNSLTVDVFGRVDNLLDKEYVGSVIVNESNGRYYEPAPGRNFGVGVNIAWRFE
- a CDS encoding NADP-dependent oxidoreductase, whose translation is MGQQTDRNRRWVLASRPHGAPVPDNFRLEEDDVATPGEGQVLLRTVYLSLDPYMRGRMSDEPSYSPPVEIGGVMVGGTVSRVVASNHPDFQPGEWVVGYSGWQDYDISDGKGLIKLGENPEQPSWALGVLGMPGFTAYMGLLDIGQPKEGETLVVAAATGPVGATVGQIGKLKGCRVVGVAGGAEKCRHATEVLGFDVCLDHHADDFAEQLAKACPQGIDIYYENVGGKVFDAVLPLLNTSARIPLCGLVSGYNATQLPAGPDRLPLLMGTLLKKRIRLQGFIIGQDYGHRIHEFQREMERWVKEGKIHYREQMTDGLENAPAAFIGLLTGKNFGKVVIRVADDA
- the mddA gene encoding L-methionine sulfoximine/L-methionine sulfone acetyltransferase, producing the protein MSIRFASKEDCDAIAEIYNHAVLHTAAIWNEQTVDTENRVAWYEARQLLGYPVLVSEENGVVTGYASFGDWRNFDGFRHTVEHSVYVHPDHQGKGLGRQLLSRLIDEARTCGKHVMVAGIESQNRASLHLHETLGFIITAQMPQVGTKFGRWLDLTFMQLQLDDRREPDAQG
- a CDS encoding DMT family transporter: MNQSLTLAFLIAAGIGLVVQNTLMVKITQTSSTILIAMLLNSLVGIVLFVSILWFKQGMAGFGELVASVRWWTLIPGLLGSFFVFASISGYQNVGAATTIAVLVASQLIGGLVLDILRSHGVPLRALIGPVCGAVMLVVGAWLVARRSF
- a CDS encoding YdcY family protein; this translates as MSHLDEVIARVDAALEESVIIHMNELLVALSEDAQLSREERFTQQQRLRTAIAHHGRQHKEDMEARREQLTKGGTII
- a CDS encoding ABC transporter substrate-binding protein gives rise to the protein MSKGKTLLALTLSALFPGTAALAASNDTLIYCSEASPESFNPQIASSGPSFVASSQVLYNRLINFDPVKNTPVPSLATDWTISEDGKTYTFTLRQGVKFNSNKFFKPTRDFNADDVIFSVLRQKDANHPYHNVSQASYEYFNDVGFDKLIKEVKKVDDYHVQFVLNEPNAAFLADWGMDFASILSAEYADAMLKKGTPENVDNWPIGTGPYVLQQYKQDAQIRYLANPNYWDGAVPTKHLIFSITPNVQTRMAKLQTNECQIIPAPSPVQFDEIKKNKDLTLHAVEALNVGYLAFNTEKKPFDDVQVRQALNYATDKKAIVKAVFLDSAKVAKSPIPPNMMGYNSDLKDYDYDPQKAKELLKQAGQEKGFEVTLWSMPVQRPYNPNSRRIAEMIQSDWAKVGVKAKIVSYEWGEYLSGMRKGEHDAALFGWMSDNGDPDNFADVLLSCNGIKTGSNAARWCDKEYDSLVQKAKLVSKPEERVKLYQQAQEIYYQQAPWIALANGKTFYATRSNVSGYSVSLMGSDFSKAKLN
- a CDS encoding SrfA family protein, which translates into the protein MAKTLLRSGNLDDYQAVGGGGQAVFDSALQIRETLRLRKQQAMVDCLAIPQVNDTGERVDWYAPVEGEAIAWKAADEETRLRALRYLSGTLESTAALSRKSLQSGKTSVQLFGSLLEKAVQFPGENHVFLVDGKPVITFWGFINLNENIREDVLECLHIQEEIEPEIVSLPEPEPEEEASVEITFSHADEPLLSVPPAPVTLPEPTIPQAPVQGVAEEQVTLPKANTRRRLPLWSLPVAAVIVAAIAAPLLWKAQQPMVATAETEVEPVPTITPDFKPLPVLAVALPLHQAEVSQTVKKAPPVTATEPVIIAAIPKDALVMDATQMKSGTTRFLNGNWRIMMEVKDPATGKAPSLRYQIQNNKGTARVVHGNNIVCRAEIFSGLHRTGELMIKSRGNARCADGSRYPMPEITCKAGVNDVAACTARFDAQAEIPLTLKKIGA
- a CDS encoding virulence factor SrfB produces the protein MLVNLCDYKQSVTLIANSGVQFLDFGLTPQESAHHGRFVRKTANGPLLRLDYDLTHDRYTLTARPGMQPEVVKPESTQSLHYSLDVLDGIWLPLPFLRFNPPRTFVEGPDNWARVQVRKLATPDSAGNTHRVTIALDSQLSENAPASLAPGENDLLNGTRFALAWRDEEVADFLDQTWIDGWLREAFLQYVSAEENRSEQAISQALRNFEYQAHWLNLLALLGEQLAVPEVKLVTHTLSTPAIPVDLILDVGNTHTCGVLIEDHGDANDGLRQTAELQVRSLSEPQFLNDPLFTSRLEFSEARFGKQHFSVESGREDAFVWPSIVRVGDEARKLAMQRMGTEGNSGISSPRRYLWDETPVLHDWRFSQMNNKTQREPLATAFPLMNLMNDDGQPLYALPQDDRLPVFSPQYSRSTLMTHMLCEILAQALGQINSVATRLRLGFPASPRQLRSLILTLPSAMPKQEREIFRLRMFEAIALVWKAMGWHPQDEDFSTRKQQEKSVVPVPEIQMEWDEASCGQLVWLYNEAISHYAGRTEAFFSTLARPDRLPEPGEMQGRALRVASIDIGGGTTDMAIVHYQLDDGVGANVKITPHLLFREGFKVAGDDMLLDVIQKCILPALQTRLQQVGVTDAAALLATLFGDSGRIDTQAVLRQQTALQLFMPLGHAVLSAWEKSDVNDPLAGLHATFGDLLPHYPTRNVMNYVQQAIDHALPSGSPAFDLFSVPLQIQFSQLQDAMLAGQFTLTSPLHAVCEAISHYCCDILLVTGRPTCIPAVQALIRHLQPVPVNRMVWMDNYRVHEWYPFSQQGRIGNPKSTAAVGAMLCSLALDLRLPRFNFKAADIGAYSTVRYLGVLDNTVNTLRDENVWYHDIDLDKPGAKLDTRVHFPLRGNVTLGFRQLANSRWPATPLYTLSINSAELAKNIAGDGVLNVRLQLRGGSKESGPESFVLSDAWLQDGTPVAANALTLKLNTLADRRHSGSHYWIDSGSVYLK